The Treponema phagedenis DNA segment TGCTCGTTCATTTTTTCGTCCATGTTTTCACTTTTCCTTCTATCAATTTAACTTGCAGAAGGTTCTATACTTCCAAGTATAGCGTAATTTTTCATAATTTCAAGGAAATTTCTACAACATTCAATCTCTTCTTCAAAAGATTTATAAGAGTCTTTATTTTTTTGAGAAGTTACCAATGCTTTTATATTGCTGATATACTCAGGTAAGATTTTTTTTGTGTCATCTAAAATCATTATTGATGCATTAAATAACTCCGTATACTGTGTAACAATTTTTTGCATAAGGTATTTTGCTTGTGCATTTGCCGTATTAATAATTTTTTGTAAGGCTTTTTCAAAGTCTCCGCCGTTTTCAAGCTCGCTAATATACCCTTGTATAATTCGTACACTACAGCTGCCGTTTTCTTTAAAAAGAGATTCAAATGCGGAAAGTTTTTCGTTAATACTTTCGCAAAAATAATACGAAGAAGAAAGTCTCATTTGAAATTGTTTATCAAGAAAAAATCCTTCTATTAATAATTCACGCAGAAAAGGCTTGCAATAAATCTCAAAATGATTCTGAGTAAAGGTGTGAATAATTTCCAAAGGACGCACCCAATCAAGTGAAAGAGTGGTTGTCGCTTGCAGAGCCTCATTGATGCTGTCGGTATACCCTTCAAGGGGTATAAGAGATGCGGTTCCGAATGTTTTTATGACAAGATCCGTGATTTTATTTTCCTGTTGAATACGCAAAAGTTTTTTAGAATCCGCATTAAACTGCGATATTTGCCGCTGCACATATTCTTCTAAATAATTTACGCTGATATCGGGAGTTTTATCGGTAAAGTCCGGATCGTTTTTAATGTGTTTAAGAATGTTTGCTATTGTATGCACGCCAAGTTTTTTTTCAAAAAAATTCTTTATCGTCGTTAAATTTTTAGAAATAGACGATTGTATATTTTCAATTGATTCCTTTGTATTTTTCTTTGCTAAAAGAGCGAGCGAGTAAACGAGGGCATCATCAAAAATGAGATTTTTAAAAAGATAATTAAAATCTAAAAGCTGTTGTACTATTGTATCAGCTTTAACTTCTCTAAATCTTGGCGTTATCGGAAGTTTTTTTTCATTGATGTTTAGAAATTGAGGATCGAAGGCTGCAAAAAGAGTAATAAAGTCAAAGTTGCAAAAATCGGAAAAAACACTGAGGTTTTTAACTTGCATATTTTTTTGCTTATATTTTTCATTCTCGAAAAGCTGCATAAATTGCTTAAAAGTTTTTGAC contains these protein-coding regions:
- a CDS encoding DUF5312 family protein; translated protein: MKLISTIIESIRDFIEAIFFSSSPEYQVIRNLRLIMHEIRQIQPQVYRADKTLLPGFASGLFQLFGFIQPLKEILEKTIHSKDIRIATKSYDLLFDELLSPTENELQQSFAIKNRALEFEGLTGESFEKKLQDQSKTFKQFMQLFENEKYKQKNMQVKNLSVFSDFCNFDFITLFAAFDPQFLNINEKKLPITPRFREVKADTIVQQLLDFNYLFKNLIFDDALVYSLALLAKKNTKESIENIQSSISKNLTTIKNFFEKKLGVHTIANILKHIKNDPDFTDKTPDISVNYLEEYVQRQISQFNADSKKLLRIQQENKITDLVIKTFGTASLIPLEGYTDSINEALQATTTLSLDWVRPLEIIHTFTQNHFEIYCKPFLRELLIEGFFLDKQFQMRLSSSYYFCESINEKLSAFESLFKENGSCSVRIIQGYISELENGGDFEKALQKIINTANAQAKYLMQKIVTQYTELFNASIMILDDTKKILPEYISNIKALVTSQKNKDSYKSFEEEIECCRNFLEIMKNYAILGSIEPSAS